The DNA region TCACTTCCAGGAGACCGGAAGCGATCAAGTCATCCATGAATTGCTCGAACATGGGGAGATCCAGTTGCTGTTTGGCATCCGACAAGGCGACGGCCGGATTGGGGTGAACTTCCAGCATGATGCCGTCCGCTCCGGCGGCCAACGCCGCCTTGGCACAGGGAAGCAAAATGTCCCGTCGCCCGGTGGAGTGGGAAATGTCCACGAAGACGGGGAGATGGGTTTCGTTTTTCAATATGGGAACCGCCGAAATGTCCAGCGTGTTCCGGGTCCATTTCTCATACGTGCGAATGCCCCGTTCGCAGAGCATCACCCGGTCATTGCCGCGGGACATGATGTACTCGGCCGCATAGAGGAACTCCTCCAGCGTCGCGGCCAACCCCCTCTTCAGCAAGACGGGAATCCCGGATGATCCGGCCGCTTTCAGCAGTTCAAAGTTTTGCATGTTGCGGGCGCCGATCTGAATGATGTCCACGTACTTTTCGGCCATGGAAATATGGGCCGGATCCACGATTTCGCTGACCACCTTGAGACCGAACGCATCCGCCGCCCGTCGCAAAATGATCAGACCTTCTTCTCCCAGTCCCTGAAAATCGTAGGGAGAGGTGCGCGGCTTGAAAGCGCCGCCGCGCATGATCCGGATCCCCCGATCCCGGAGCACCCGGGCCACCGCGAATACCTGTTCCTCCGATTCAACGGAACAGGGACCGGCGATCACCAGTCCCGGAGGTTCTCCGATGCGGACATCCTCCAAGCGGATCACCGTTCCCCGCTCGTTCCGCTTGCGGCTGACCAGGAGTTCCCGCTGATCGGCATGGGTAATGAGATCCAGCGAAGCCTTGAAAATCTGCTTGAACAGATGACGCACCGTCTCGTCGGAGAAAGGGCCTTCATTGTGCTTCACCAGTCGGGCCAGCATTTCTTTCTCCCGTTCGGGATCGAATTTGTCGGTTCCCTGCCGCTTTTTGATTTCCCCGATTTCCTGTACCAATCCGGCGCGTTCGTTCAAAAGGCGCAGCAGGCGCAGATTGATGTCGTCCAGTTGTTTTCTGAGCTCTTCCAGCTTTCTGTCACTCACTCGACTGTCTCCTCTCGGCTCAACCCGTTGCGGGACCGGATGTCCCGAACATTGGATTCTTTTCGTCCGATCATGCTGATGTTCCGCCCTTTCATTTCGTCGCCAAGCGCACGGCTTCCCTCAGAGCGTCGGCCGTCACGTTCCAATGGGATGCATGCCACGTCACCCGGCCGTCCTTGACCAGAATGGATTGCGGAGACTCATGCTTCACCTGCAAGCGCTCCGCAATTTCATTGGAAACGGGTCGTTGCTCAATCACTTTGACATAAGCGATTCGCACCTTCCGGGCATCATCCGTCCGCGCGAAACGTTGAAGCTCCTCCATGGCGGCGGCGCTCACGGGACAGGCGGTGCTGTGTTTGAACAGGAGAACCGGACGCTCCGAAGCGTCCGTCAACAGCTCATTCAGCTCTCCGGAACCGGTCAGCTCCCGGATGGTCTCCATGTCGTCCTTCACGCTCCTTCCCGCATGTGTCTTTGTCTTTTCGGGATCAGGCTTCGGGCTCCCGGCGGATGTTCAATTCAATGTAGGACGAGCGCTTTTCCCCGCTTTGCTCGTTTTCGCCCGTTCCTTTGCCGCTGTCTTCGCCTCCGGAGCCGGGCGGCGGAAGGGGAATTCCGGCCCAATGGGTCTCCGGTTCCTTTTCTTCTTCCGGCTTGTCCAGGAGAACCCCGGCCTGGCTTTTCACCACTTCCAAAAGCTCTTTCCCTTTCTCCCGCGCCTTGTCCAGGTCAATGCCCAGTTCTTCCCGGAGTTCGCGTCCCGGTCTGGGGGCCGTCAGGAGAGCCACCGCCGCCCCGACAATGCCACCGATCAATGCTCCGGCGAAAAACGCCCTGCCTTTACCCATCCCATACCACTCCCCTTCGGTTCAATCTCATGACCGCTTCCGGGATCGCCGACGTCGTGCACGCCCGGGCGCTGACGTTCCGGGTTGATCACCCGCGGGCAACCGAAACGCCGGCTTCCTTCTTGACAAGTTTTTCATAACATCCCGTCGGTTATCCCTTGCGAAGTTTGTGGATCAGTTCAACTCCGGCACCGACCAGCGCAACCACATTGCCGAGTCGTTTCCGGTTGGCCTCGGCCGCTTGGGAGATTCCCTTCACGACTTCGCCCAGGCTTTGCCCAAGCTCATCGGCAGATCGAAGCAGTCGGTCCGCCTGTTGTGTTTTTTCCCGAAGTTCTCCCACGAAATGCCTGGTTTCCTGCAAGGTTTTCACGGATTCTTCCAGCGCGTCTTCCGCTTTCTCGCCGAGATCCCGCAGAGTCCGGTCAAAGGTGGCCGCCGTTTTCGAAAAGATGAGAAGGGTCCTGATGAAAAAAACGGTTCCGACGAGGATCGCCACCGCAATGGCAGCCACGCTGATTTCAATGATCAATATTTGCCCCTCCCTTGTTTTTGCGGCATGCACCCGCTCTGTAGAGAGATGCGCGGATTCCTCCATCCGAATGATGCCCCGGATGCCGGTTCCCGCGCACCGTGATCGGCCGGCTTGTCCCGTCGGCGAACCTCCTCCCGGGTTCATCCTCCTTCCCGGCGGGGTCGCCTGTTTCCGTGACTCCATTGTACTTCACCCGGCACGTGCCGAAAAGGGAAAGTGCCGCGGGAATGTTGAAAAATCCGTCACAGCCGGCGAAGAATTGCTCGTACACGAAAAAGATCCTGACGGAAATGCTTCTTAGAAATGAATGCATATTCACACGAACAAAACCTCTTTCGATTAGTCACAATTTTCAGCTTCTGGAAGTCATGATGACCACGGAGTATAATATACAGGGAATCCAACCATGCAGATCCGAGGTGAACAACATGAAGCCCAGATCCGTCGTAGTCATGAAAGGCGATCAAACCGGACAGGAACTTCTCGAAGAAGCCCTTCGCGTTCTGGATCCCGGTGTCATCGGTTTTGAGATAGACTTTCAAACTTTTGATTTAAGTCTTGAAAATCGGCGCAAAACCAACAACGAGGTGGTTTACGAAGCGGCCCGCGCGATGAAACGCACCGGTTTCGGACTGAAAGCGGCCACCATCACCCCGGAAGAAAAAGGGGACGTGGGCAGCCCCAACGCCATCTTGCGCAAAGAGATCGACGGAAAGGTCATCATCCGCACCGGCCGGCGCATCCCGGGCGTCCGTCCCGTGGCGGGAACGTTTGCCCCGATTTCCGTCATCCGCATGGCCGTCGGCGATGCCTACGGAGCCAAGGAATGGCGCGAGGGAGAAGGCCTGGACGAAGTGGCTTACCGGACCGAAAAAATCGACCGGAAAACCTGCCGCGCCGTGGCCGAATTCGCCTTCCGTCATGCCAGAAAAACCAATGCCAAGGTGTTCGGAGGCCCGAAGTACACCGTCAGCCCGGTCTATGAAGGAATGCTGAAAGAAGAAATGGATGCCGCCAGCAAACGGTATCCCGAAGTTCGTTATGAGCCGCAGCTCATCGACGCGACTTACGCTCTCTTGATCAACAGCACCGGTGAGCCGCTGGTGATTCCCGCCCTGAACCGCGACGGCGACTGCCTGAGCGACCTGGTACTGCAGCTGTTCGGCTCCATTGCCGGCTCCGAATCGATCCTGATGAGCTTCGACGAAGATTTCAACACCAACGTGGTGATGGCCGAGGCACCGCACGGCACCGCTCCGGCCCTGTACGGCAAGAACGTGGCCAACCCGATGGCAATGATCCTTGCAGGCGCTTCCCTGCTGACGTATTTCAATGATCCGAAAGCCTCCGCCGCTTCCCGCGCCATCTACGAATCCGTGATCGAAGCCGTCCGGGAAGGCATTCGCACGGCAGATCTGGGTGGCAGCGCAAGCACCGACGAATTCACCAACGAAGTCATCCGCAAGGTGCAAACCAAGCTGGAAGTGTGGACCACGCTCCAAGGATTCTGAGCCTTCCATGCCGCGGCTCCCCCGATTTACCGGGGGAGCCCCTTCATTTACAATGAGATGAGTGCCGTTCGGAGAAACCATACGCATCATGTGGAGGCTCGCAAAGATATGAACATCCTTGTCAAACGCTTGATCATCTATGTGTCGGGGCTGGTGTTGGTGGCTCTCGGCATCGCCCTGGCCATTCGCGCAGGCATCGGGACCGGGGCATGGGACGCGCTCAATGTGGGACTGGAAAAAAACGTGGGACTCACCGTCGGTTCCTGGGTCATTCTCGTGGGTGTGATCATGGTGCTGATCAATGCCTTGTGGATGTGGACCAAACCGGAATTTTCCTCTTTAATCGCCGTCTTGATCATCGGCCCGTTTGCCGATGCCTGGCTGTGGCTGATCTCCGTTGAACCCCGCCACTTTCTTGCGCAGTTGCTGTTGTTCCTGGCGGGGCTGTGCTCCACCGCCCTGGGACTGGCCGTCTATCTGCAGGCCGGGTTGACCCCCACTCCCCTGGACCGGTTCATGTACGTGATTTCCGCCAAGACCGGGCTCAGTCTCGGCGCTTCCAAAACCCTTGCCGAATGCCTGGCTCTGGTGTTGGCCTGGTCGCTGGACGGTCCCATCGGTCTCGGCACGTTGTTGCTCACGTTTCTGGTGGGCCCTCTGCTCCAGTTCTTCATGTCCGTCGTTCCCCTCCGGCCGGACGACGCCAAACCGTCCCGATGAAAAGGTCCGCCGTCTTTTGGCGGCACAAGGAGGAAACCCGTCCCGTCCCGCCCCGATCGTTCCCGCTTGCCCTCCCCGGCATGGCGGGACGTTTTTTTTTGCATGTTTTCCGCACACGGAACATTCAAACAAAAAACACCCGGAACTCCGGGTGTCCCGAGCCGGGGGATTCATGCAACCCCCGCCTCACTTTTTTCTCGGTAGTTTTCTTTTTCCTTTCAGGATGTCCATGCCCATTGTGGGGTCCGCTTGCACCCTTTTGGCGAACTGTTGCAGCTCTTCCATCTCCACATCGGCCTGCGTCACCTTCATCAGATATTGAAGAACGGCTTCCATTCCGCCTTTCTCGTGCGCCTGGCGAGCCCCGTGCAGGATCTTCTCCATCTTTTCCTCCGTGAGCACTTTTCCACCCATGATCGTGTTGATCATCTGAACCAAATCTTTGATGGAAATCCCTTGGCCCAAAACGACCCCTCCTTTTTCGACTCATTTTCCACTATATGGGGAGCGATGCACGGAGGGAACACGGAAAACCGCCCAAGCCGAAATTGGATGAATACCCGTTTTGGCGGACCCGGGTAAAAGCCTTTACCATTCGCGGGTACAGGACATAGAGTGAACTAGCTGCCGATGAGGAATTGCCGCCTGCCCCATGGCCTGCGGCGAGAAATCATCCGGCAATCCAACAGCAAGGAGGGGTTCGGGTGAGCGGTTACGGAGGCTATGGATTCGGATTCGGCTGGAGACAACTGCTGATCTTCCTGCTGGTCATTGCCACCATCTTCGTCTTTGTGGGCGGAGGATTCGGCAGAGGAAGATACTGCTGAGCACTCCCGCAAGGATGACCTGAACTTCCCGAGGAGGGCCGGCTGCGGCAAATGATGACGGACATCTTTCCGATTACCCCTGAGAGGAGGTGAGATCATGAGCTACGGATACGGCGGTTTCGGCTGGAGACAACTGCTGATCTATCTGCTGGTCATCGCCACCATCTTCGTCTTTGCAACCGGCTGGCTGGGCTACGGCGGTTACAAATGCTGAGCCCGGAAAACCAAACGAATGCGAGGTGAAATCATGGGCTACTACGGAGGATATGGATTCGGCTGGAGACAGCTCCTGATCTTCCTGCTGGTCATCGCCACCATTTTCGTGTTCGCTTGCGGATGGACCGGCTACGGCGGAGGTTACAAGTGCTGAGTTCCGAAAAAGCACTGTGAGGTGAAAACATGGGCTACTACGGAGGCTATGGATTCGGTTGGAGGCAACTCTTGATCTTCCTGCTGGTCATCGCCACCATTTTCGTGTTCGCCTGCGGATGGACCGGCTACGGAAAATACTGACCAATCCATGCTGATTCGCGAATTGCCCAGACAAAACCATCGGTCCCAATTCCGGGATCGCCCCGGTAAGTCCCGCTCTCGTCTTGCCCCGCCGGGGGCTTTTTGTTTTTTCACAAACAAAAAAACCGCACCGGTACGAAGCCCGGACGGTCACCCGGAGAACGAGGGTCACTCGGCGGTTCCGCCGGAATGAATGTTCAAACGGGGCTGCTCTTTCTTGAGCAGACTGATCAACATGCGCATTTCTTCGAGCAACACCAGTTCCACCACTTGCTGATTCTTCCGGAGCTTCCTGTTCTCATCCATCAGTTGGCGGAGTTGCCGCCGGGTTTCTTCAAGCTGTTCTTCGATCCTGTCCAATCGCTGCTCGGACATTCGTGATGCAAAAAGACGGTCGGACAACACGCCGCACCTCTTTTCATTCAGACTTCGTCCTTATTGTATGCAAGCTGCTTGTCCCCGGTATCGATGACCGCCCCCGTCCGTTCATCTTCGATCCGAATGTCCCAAGGCGATTCCTCGTTGCGGATCGACCGGATCAACTGCAACAAGTCCGCATATTTCTTCTTCACTTCCGTCTCATACCAGTCGTAGGAGCTCTTCTCCTCACGCAGACGACGGTTCTCTTTCCGGGCCCGCTCCAATTCCCGCTCGCGGGCGGACAGTTCTTCCGACAATCGGCCGACGGCCTTTTTCAGTTCCGTCCAATCCTCGCGGGCTTGCCTCATCCATTGGATCACCTGCGGAAATGCATCGGAGGTCAGCATCCTGGATTTGCGGAGCTGCCGGAACACCCGCTTTTTTTTGGCCTCCGCATAAGAGTCGGGATCCTGTCTCCTGAGAACGGCATTCCATCGAAAACCGCAGGCCCCCGGAGTCCTTCCCAGCTTTTTGCCCACCTTCTCGAAGGCTTCGATCTGGGTCCCGCCCTCCATGATCGCTTGCAAGACCTCTTCCCTGAGCAACCGGTCTTCCTCGGGAGTCCACCTTCTTCCTCTCATCCCACTGTCACTCCTTTCCGGCCAGTCTGCACCCGCAGGAAGGGATTCCTATGATTTTTATATAGTCACGAACATTGTCCAATATGTTCCTTGACACTGAAAAAGAAAAAACAAAAAAGACCAGGAGCTCCTGGTCGCAATGAAAGTGGGTCAAGATAAAGGAGTTGAAGAAGCGTGGTAGCGTAAGCAAGAAAATCTTCCTCACTTACACGACCCATTGTACCATGCTTCCCGAATTTTGTCGATATTTTGCAAAGAATCCGCATCCGTTTTTTCTCAGATCACCCATCTTCTCCAGAAGAGGAAGGTCCCCGGTTCATCGATCTCTTTCAAGGCCTTGTGGAACTGGGCGCGGATCGCTTTGTTTCCGGGAGCCATCCGCATCGCCAACCGGAATTGGCGAACCGCCTCTTCATACCGTTTCATTTCCATGTACAGCTTGGCGCAGCGAATCCTGCACGCCGGATGTCCGTCACCGTACTGATCCGCCAATTCGAGATGGAGCATCGCTTGTCCCGGTTTTCCCGACAGCAGGTAGAATTCGGCCAGCAACGTGTGACTGACGGCATCCTTGGGATTGAGTTCCAGGCTCATGAACAGGAGGTTCCGGGCCAAATCGGTTGAATCGGTATGGGTCATGAGATAACGGGCATATTCGCGGAACGCCTTTGAAAATCCCGGATGATTCCGGCAAAGCGACCGGTAGGCAGCCTCCGCGGCGCTCAAATCGCCCCGTCCTTCCAGGATTTGAGCATGCAGGAGCTCCGCTTCCCTGTTGCCCGGTTCCAGCAACAGCGCCTCTTCCACCGCAGCCTGTGAACGCTTCCAATCATGCTTCTGAGCTTCCAGCAAGGCCAACAGCAAGTAATGTTCCACTTTCGGTTCTTTCCGGATCAATCGTTCGATCCGGTTCCGGTTTCGCCGGTAACTGCCGCTCATCCATCTCCGTTCTCCCGATCCCCATGCAAAATCGGCATCGATGATGGGACCCGCCAACGGATTCTCCCCCCCTTTGTCCGGTTTCGTCCGACCCGGCCGTTCCGTTCGGGGTTTATCCATTCCCGGGCAGCTCCATGCCGAGACTCATGCGAACCCGGGTTTGATAATCGGTTTCGTAATAATCCAGCTCTTCCCTGAGACATTCAAACGTCCTTGAAAGGGACAGCACGAGATCCCGAAGCTTTGTCGGCGGCGTCCGCCGGAATTTGATGGCCTCCTGGCCGGTATAACTGTATCGCCCGTCTTCTTCATACACTTCGTTCTTCGGGAAATAAAACGCATAGACACACGAATGCATGATTTCGCTCAACACTTTTTCCGCCCAGTCTTCCCGGAAACGGCTTCTTCTGAGGACCAGGGACGCCTTTTCCCGGGATGCTTCACAAAGCACGCTCAGAAGGCGAAGATCCCGAAGAAATTCACACAAATAGTTTTTTGTCTCTTCCCCCGCATCCTCCGCTTCCCGGAGCAGTTCGGGAACGGATACATGATTCAGAAAATGATCCAGTTCCCCGCACACCTGCTTCAGGCGGTCATGCGCAACCTTCAGAAGTTCTTTTGTCTGTTCTTTGGACATCGGTGACAAACCCCCCTCAGGAAAACCAGGTCCAGACACACACATTCACTTCCAGTATATCACAAGGATCCTATCATTTCCTCAAATGAATCCATATGATTCCTGCAAAACAAAACCGGCGGTCAGACCGGGAAGGTCTGACCGCCTTGAAGGAGCGCTATTGAACAGCGGAATGCTTGTCCGCCTTGTCCTGCCCGAAACCCGTCCATCACTCACGGAAGATCTTCGGGATGTTCAAGAACGCCTGCCCAGCAACAGGGCGTGATCCACTTTGATGCAACGATCCATGACGACGGTCAACCCGTGTTCTTTGGCATACCGAGCAGCTTCTTCATGGATCACGCCCAGCTGCATCCAGACACAGCCGGCTCCCACTTGCACCGCTTCCTCCACCACGGGCATCACGGTCTCACTGCGCCGGAACACATTCACAATGTCGATCTTCTCTTTGATCTCCGTGAGGGAAGCGTACGGTTTCTCCCCGAGCACGGGCCCTTTCAGATTGGGATTGACCGGAAAAATCCGGTAACCGGCCCGTTGCAACGCCTCGGCGATCAGGTAACTGGTCCTCTCCGGCTTGTCGGAACACCCCACCACCGCAATGTTCCGGGCCGATTTCAGAATGGCTGCCCTCTGTTCGTCCGACGGATTTTGGAACATGGTTTTCATCGGCTCCTTTCGGTCCCCGTTTTCAGATTCCATCTTCTCAGTTTGTGAACATTCAGCCGCGACACCCGTTTGACCGCCTCCAGAAGCCAGTGCGGCACCGCTCTCCCGCGAATCAAAGGATATACGGTCCGGTATCCGAGCGCCAGCCAATCCCAGCGCCGATCCCTCCCCGTCCCCAAAAATTCGGCCACGTCGACCACTTTGGCCCGGCCGTCCACAAGCAGGATGTTCCGAAGATGGATTCCCTTGGGGTTCAATCCGCATTGCCTGACATGCTCCCGGGCTTTCTCCACATCCCGCATCGCTTGCTCCGGAACGGGAATCCCTTTCTCCAGGCATTCGTGAAACGTGGGACCTTTTTCCCGGCTCAGCACGAGAAATCCCTCTCCCTGGCCGAGAAACCTGCAAAAGAAGGGAGAGTCCCCCAACCGTCGATACACTTCCGCTTCTTCCCTCACTTTGTGAAGCCGGTCCGGTCCGTAGATCTTGAACACGATACTTGGATCATGGACCGTCCCGATCACGGCGGCATCCGTGCCCCTGCCGACGAGAAAGTACCCGGGCGGCAGCGGTCCCACGCTCACTCTTCGATTGTCCGGATAGGTCCGGATGCGAATTTTCTGGATCGGAGGAGCGATGTTTTTCCATCTTTCCGCGAAATGTCGTCTCACCTGTTCATGGTTCATGAAATCTTCTCCATCCCGGAACAAAAATTGGGGTATGCTGGTGAAAGAATCCTGCAAACCGGAGGCGACCCGGATGCGACAAGCAAAACGGCATGCGCTGATCCTGGCTTCAGGCGATTTCTTTCTGCTGCTGATCTTTTCCTGGCTGGGCCGGATCACTCACCATCTTCCGGCCGATCTTCCTTCGGTGCTGAAGACGGCCTTCCCGTTCGTGGCGGCGTGGATTCCCGTGGCATGGTCTTTCCGCCTTTACCACGCTGCCTCCCGGGGGTGGAAGACGGCGATGTTTCGGACATTCGCCGCGGTGCTCATCACCGTTGGGCTCGGAGTCCAGTTGCGGGCCTGGATGCTGGGACGCCCGTTTGATGCGTTGTTTGCTTCCGTCACGTTCCTGACCCTGTGCCCTTTGTTTCTGATGTGGAGGATTCCGCTGGAACGCAAACGGCGACGGACGTGACGCAAAAAGAGCCGCCGGCCCCCGCGGGGGCCTCTCTCACCAAACCGCCTGCCCCGAAACCTCCTTTTTCCCTCCCGTCCGGTGAACGGGCCGTTTTTCGGCGTGACTCCATGCCCGCCCCGCTGTTCCATCTTCCTCTTTCCCCGTTTCTCTTCCGAAATAACGGAGAAAACATTCCATCGGCTCACGGGCGCGCAACCTCACATGGCCAACGCGCATGTTTTCCATCTTTATTTTAAAGGAAAACCATGATCCCAAAAACACTCGGGTTGAACTGTGCGGGAATCGTGGCCTCCGCCAGTCCCGTCCGCTCCGGACGAAACCCCTTGCGTCGGTTCGGCAGCTCCGGGAGATCGGCCAACGTCATGCTTCTTTGCAAGCCCTGATCGAAAACGGACTCAAATTCCCTTGAAACGGGCTCCGACTTGCTTTTGTCAAGGCACTCAAAAGCCCCCGGAACCCGTGTGACAAAGCCGGGGGCTGCTTCCGTTCACATCATTGCAATCTTTCATCCTCCGCTGACCCATTTTGCCTCTGACGTGATATACTCAGACCGATGCCGCCGTTTTGAGCTCGATTTCAACCCTTCTTTCGAGAGACGAAAATCTCACACAGTCAGGAGAGTGCGCATGTCCGAACAGATTCGTTTCCGGTCCCGCCATTTCACCAAAGATCAAATCCGGGAACTGGAAGACTGGATGAATGAGCATTTCCGGAAGGGATACGCCGTGGTCATGTTCGAAGAGACCGATTCCGGCCGGTTTGTCCAATTGGTCCGTGATCCCGGATACCGGATCCAAGCGCGGATTCGTTTCTTCTATCATGAAATGGAAGCGGACCTGGACCGATGGCTGGAGCAAAAAATCCCGGACGGTTGGAGCCATGACATCCGTACCGATCGCGAGGGATACTGGGTGTTGATCCAGCGTGAAACCGGCGAGGTCATGCTGCCCCCTTCCCGGATGCTGCTCGCCCAGATGGTGGAGCTGTGGTGGCTGTGGTTCCTCATGGCAGCCGTCTTCGGCATCCTCTACTTCACCACCGCATAATCAGCCGCAACCGAACCGGCCTCCCAAAGACGCCGGGGGGGTCCGTCCGCCGAACACCGGCCGTTTTCCGTCATCCCCCGGCTCCCGGCGCCGGCCCGGACCGTTCCGCGCCTGCGGAGTCAACGATCAAGTTTCCGTCCAATCCTTCCCTGACAAGGCTCCAGATCTCATCCATGCGCCCCGGCTTGGCCGCCACCAAGGAGACCGGTCCGTTCAGTCCCGGCGATCGGTCTGCGTCAACCCACCGCACTTCGGAGCCTGCTTCCATGGCCACCAAAAGTCCCGCAAACAGGTCCAGCCCTCCCGACCGATACACCACCACCGCATCCAGATCTCCGCGCGCCAACATGCACCAAGCGAGCGATGGCGCCCACAGCCGAAACACCCGTTTGCAACACTTGTCCAAATGATGCTTCAGGCGCATGCCCCGGGAATCATCCCGGACCTTGTATCCCTGCACCCAGGCAACGGTCGGCCATTTCCCTCCGCCTTCCTTCATTTTGAGCGGCACCCCGTTGCAAACCACCCCTTGTCCGCGGAGTGCGGTATACATCCGATCCATGTGGGGATCATACACGACGCCGAGCTCGGGTTCTCCTCCTTTGAGCAGGGAAATGCACACTCCGTGAAGCGGCAGGCCCACCGCATAGTTGTTCGTTCCGTCCAACGGATCGACCGCCCAGACCCATTCGCTGTCCGGCAGGCCCGCCGATCCGAACTCTTCCCCCACCACCCGGTGTTCCGGGAACATCTTCAAAATCCCGTCCACGATCAGGCGTTCCGCCGCCAGATCAACTTCCGTCACCACGTCTCCGTATTCATCCTTGAACCGGATTTCTTTTTCGCGAAGAAGCTCGTCCCTCGCCAGTTTTCCCGCTTCCCGGGCCAATTTTTCCGCAAGTTCCGCCGCTTGCCGGATCATGTCCGTCTCTCCCCCTGATTGTGAAAGATGTGTTCCCACATGATAAATGATTGGAAACATCTTGTAAATTCCCAAAAAAAACAAATCCCACATACCCCCTACGGGGCAGTGGGATGGAGGTTGAACAAGCGTCACGAAGCGGCTTGTTTGGCAGCCTCGTCGAATTCTTTTTCGATTTCCTCGGACGGCTTCCCGGTCAGCAGGCTGACCAGCACAATGGCAATCGTGCAGGCGATGAAGCCCGGAATGATCTCGTAAATGTCGTCGAACTTCACGGATCCGAGGAACGTGCCGTCCATTTGCTCCCAGGCGATCACGACGATCGATCCGATGACCATGCCGGCAAGCGCCCCCCATTTGGTCATGCGTTTCCAGAACAGGCTGAGGAGCACCACCGGACCGAAAGCGGCACCGAAACCGGCCCAGGCGTAACCGACCAAGTCGAGAATCGTTTTGTTCGGATTGAGCGCCAGATACATGGCGATCAGGGACACGCCGAGCACCGACAGACGGCCGGCGAGCACCAGCTCTTTGT from Staphylospora marina includes:
- a CDS encoding inositol monophosphatase family protein — its product is MIRQAAELAEKLAREAGKLARDELLREKEIRFKDEYGDVVTEVDLAAERLIVDGILKMFPEHRVVGEEFGSAGLPDSEWVWAVDPLDGTNNYAVGLPLHGVCISLLKGGEPELGVVYDPHMDRMYTALRGQGVVCNGVPLKMKEGGGKWPTVAWVQGYKVRDDSRGMRLKHHLDKCCKRVFRLWAPSLAWCMLARGDLDAVVVYRSGGLDLFAGLLVAMEAGSEVRWVDADRSPGLNGPVSLVAAKPGRMDEIWSLVREGLDGNLIVDSAGAERSGPAPGAGG